The Apium graveolens cultivar Ventura chromosome 11, ASM990537v1, whole genome shotgun sequence genome has a window encoding:
- the LOC141695930 gene encoding uncharacterized protein LOC141695930: MTTFIAYLKDGTLPKDKNKARYLKHKVARFFLENDQLYRRTFSASTLKCVDPEEADYCLQEVHEGICGDHLATKALAYKVIRKGYHWPTIHSDVIAYVKKCTQCQKFSNMPKQSPRLPAFSVQSFSLSGA, from the coding sequence ATGACTACCTTCATAGCCTATTTGAAAGATGGAACCCTCCCAAAGGACAAGAACAAGGCCAGATATTTGAAGCACAAAGTCGCCCGCTTCTTCCTGGAAAATGATCAGCTATACCGGAGAACCTTTTCAGCATCAACTCTGAAATGTGTAGATCCGgaggaagcagactactgtctccaggaagtgcatgaaggcatcTGCGGGGATCACTTAGCTACAAAAGCCTTGGCATACAAGGTCATTAGGAAAGGGTACCATTGGCCCACAATCCACTCCGATGTTATAGCCTACGTCAAGAAATGCACCCAATGCCAAAAGTTTAGCAACATGCCCAAGCAGAGCCCAAGACTACCTGCATTCTCTGTCCAATCCTTTTCGTTGTCTGGGGCATAG
- the LOC141695929 gene encoding uncharacterized protein LOC141695929, which yields MANGMSQWQMPKFTKDNYENWCIPMKAILGANDVSELVEKGLMVPEDEANLNQVASATTSKKVWDILNSSFSGDAKVKRVRLQTLRGEFEALRMKESESISDYFLRVLTIVNQMKSNGEEVSDVRVIEKILRSLVSKFDYKVVAIKDAKDIDEMTIDELMGSLQAHGEKMLKKNEPIEQTLQAKLSFKNNDGRYTSQRGRGQGCRRGFLHGQGRGRGQQREENQKDERVCETRNSRGRGRGRFISRYDKSNIKCYNCQKFGHYASECRTLRNQVEEKANLVEDKGNEPTLLLVQKEKKIVEKIYGILIVGQAIICVEIKTCSWISMKM from the exons ATGGCAAATGGAATGTCTCAATGGCAAATGCCAAAATTCACCAAAGACAATTACGAGAATTGGTGCATTCCTATGAAGGCGATCCTTGGAGCAAATGATGTGTCGGAACTTGTGGAGAAAGGATTAATGGTGCCCGAAGATGAAGCAAATTTGAATCAA GTGGCTTCCGCAACAACATCAAAGAAAGTTTGGGATATTCTAAATTCTTCTTTTAGTGGAGATGCAAAAGTGAAGAGAGTTCGGTTACAAACACTTCGTGGCGAGTTTGAGGCTTTGCGAATGAAAGAATCCGAATCAATTTCGGATTATTTTTTAAGGGTCTTGACTATTGTCAACCAAATGAAAAGTAATGGAGAAGAGGTAAGTGATGTTCGTGTTATTGAAAAAATTCTTCGTTCTCTTGTCTCTAAATTTGATTATAAAGTCGTGGCAATTAAGGATGCTAAAGATATAGATGAAATGACTATTGATGAGCTTATGGGATCACTACAAGCCCATGgagaaaaaatgttaaaaaagAATGAACCAATTGAACAAACCTTGCAAGCAAAACTATCTTTCAAAAATAATGATGGAAGATACACAAGTCAAAGAGGTCGTGGCCAAGGATGTAGACGAGGCTTCTTACATGGACAAGGAAGAGGACGTGGCCAACAAAGAGAGGAAAATCAAAAGGATGAAAGAGTGTGCGAGACAAGAAATTCAAGAGGCCGTGGAAGAGGAAGATTTATTTCAAGGTATGACAAATCAAATATCAAGTGTTATAATTGTCAAAAATTTGGTCATTATGCTTCTGAGTGCCGCACTTTAAGAAATCAAGTTGAGGAGAAAGCTAATCTTGTAGAAGACAAAGGCAATGAACCCACTTTACTTTTAGTACAAAAGGAGAAGAAAATTGTGGAAAAAATCTATGGTATCTTGATAGTGGGGCAAGCTATCATATGTGTGGAAATAAAAACTTGTTCGTGGATCTCGATGAAAATGTGA
- the LOC141695931 gene encoding uncharacterized protein LOC141695931, with amino-acid sequence MDVNVIEDSGYSVTNADARIQKFMEVKEKTKVEPATQTMEIELDPGKPTLRFILKLLERCLPFFELLKGARNKKLVDWTLDCSTAFEEVKKHLMNPSILSKVEPGEPFSLYIAAGSKAISAALIREEKNLQSPVYYVIQVIKDAKTRYPNLEKFSLALVHASRNLRKYFQGREIRVITDQPLRKIIHKLDSSGRLVNWAIELSQFNIKFIPRTAIKAQALAEFVIECTLPELPAIMKNQIIPEDKRPNKDSWKLYVDESSTVERSGADLILISPEEFTIQQAITFAFKATDNQAEYEALLSRLRLAKYLGITSLIIHRDSHIMVKQTNGEYIAKDEKLAQYQTLVRSILETILDTTILQINRKENSRADELYKLV; translated from the exons ATGGATGTAAATGTCATTGAAGACTCGGGCTACAGCGTAACCAACGCAGATGCCCGTATCCAGAAATTTATGGAAGTCAAGGAGAAAACTAAGGTCGAGCCAGCTACCCAGACAATGGAAATTGAGTTGGATCCCGGGAAACCCACCCTGAG GTTCATCCTGAAGCTTCTAGAAAGGTGCTTACCTTTCTTTGAACTACTAAAAGGAGCTCGAAATAAAAAGCTGGTAGACTGGACTCTGGATTGTAGCACTGCCTTCGAAGAAGTCAAGAAGCACCTCATGAACCCTTCAATCCTGTCCAAGGTAGAGCCCGGGGAACCTTTCTCACTTTATATAGCCGCAGGCTCGAAGGCCATCTCGGCAGCCCTCATCCGAGAAGAAAAAAATCTACAGAGCCCGGTGTATTATGTCATCCAAGTCATCAAGGACGCTAAAACTCGGTACCCAAACCTGGAAAAGTTTTCCTTAGCACTTGTTCATGCTAGTAGGAACCTCAGGAAATACTTCCAGGGACGAGAAATCAGAGTAATCACGGATCAACCCCTCAGGAAAATCATCCATAAGCTAGATTCTTCCGGAAGACTTGTCAATTGGGCAATTGAACTAAGTCAATTCAATATCAAGTTTATACCCCGGACAGCGATAAAAGCACAAGCCCTAGCGGAATTTGTGATAGAGTGCACCCTCCCCGAGCTACCTGCAATAATGAAGAATCAAATCATCCCTGAAGATAAACGCCCCAATAAAGATTCATGGAAGCTATATGTGGACGAATCCTCGACGGTAGAGAGATCTGGAGCCGATCTAATCCTGATCAGTCCAGAAGAGTTCACCATCCAACAGGCAATAACCTTTGCCTTTAAGGCGACAGACAATCAGGCCGAATATGAAGCATTACTCTCCAGACTTCGATTAGCAAAGTATCTCGGGATAACAAGCCTAATCATCCACCGTGACTCTCATATCATGGTTAAACAAACAAATGGGGAGTATATCGCCAAAGATGAGAAGTTGGCACAGTATCAAACCCTGGTGAGGAGCATCCTAGAAACCATCCTGGATACCACCATCCTACAAATAAATAGAAAAGAAAACAGTAGAGCAGATGAGCTCTACAAGCTAGTATAA